In bacterium, one genomic interval encodes:
- the aspS gene encoding aspartate--tRNA ligase: MQRILISKTPENKGQSVSVYGWIWGRRDHGKLIFIDVKDRTGVLQCVFLPNNTELHKLGDSLRTGFVVQLEGQVSERPKGMINSEIPTGEVELQVTALKILNESLTPPFALDTDGLEIGEDTRMKYRYLDLRRDRLQKNICTRFQIIQFIRNWLAKKEFVEIETPILTKSTPEGARDYVVPSRLQNGKFYALPQSPQQYKQLLMVAGFERYFQIARCFRDEDTRGDRQPEFTQLDLEMSFVEREDVMALNESLLTNLIKELFPNKKIQETPFPRVSYAEAMEKYGTDRPDLRKNKNDKDLLAFCWVVDFPFFEEIKEDKKVPALRSSEGAKKWTFTHNPFSKPKDEHIEWLMNKENIDKILTTQYDIALNGFEIGGGSIRNHKPELLKKVFEIMGFSEEKISSNFGHMLTALGYGTPPHGGIAWGLDRLVTLLTGEPNIREVFSFPKTGDGRDLMMDAPAEISEKQLKELGIKVIEKK, translated from the coding sequence ATGCAACGGATTTTGATATCTAAAACCCCTGAAAACAAGGGGCAAAGTGTTAGTGTTTACGGCTGGATTTGGGGCAGGCGCGACCACGGCAAGCTTATCTTTATAGACGTTAAAGATAGAACTGGCGTCTTACAATGCGTCTTTTTGCCAAATAATACTGAACTACATAAACTGGGTGATAGCCTGCGTACGGGCTTTGTGGTGCAATTGGAAGGCCAAGTTTCCGAACGCCCCAAGGGTATGATAAATTCGGAAATTCCTACAGGCGAGGTAGAACTTCAAGTTACTGCGCTTAAAATTTTAAATGAGAGCCTAACTCCGCCTTTTGCTTTGGATACAGACGGTTTAGAAATAGGGGAGGACACACGAATGAAATATCGTTATCTAGATTTGCGCCGAGATAGGCTTCAAAAAAATATTTGCACGCGTTTCCAGATAATTCAATTTATTAGAAACTGGCTTGCTAAAAAAGAATTTGTAGAAATAGAAACTCCTATTTTAACTAAATCGACTCCCGAAGGCGCCCGCGATTATGTGGTACCTTCGCGCTTACAAAACGGCAAGTTTTATGCCTTACCTCAAAGTCCGCAACAATATAAACAACTTTTAATGGTGGCGGGGTTCGAAAGGTATTTTCAAATTGCCAGATGTTTCAGAGACGAAGACACTAGGGGAGACAGACAACCAGAATTTACCCAGCTGGATTTAGAAATGTCTTTTGTGGAAAGAGAAGATGTTATGGCCCTAAATGAATCTTTACTGACTAACTTGATAAAAGAACTCTTTCCAAATAAAAAAATACAAGAAACTCCTTTCCCCAGAGTCAGTTACGCCGAAGCTATGGAAAAATATGGCACCGACCGACCGGACTTAAGAAAAAATAAAAATGATAAAGATCTGTTAGCTTTTTGTTGGGTGGTTGACTTTCCTTTTTTTGAAGAAATTAAAGAGGATAAGAAAGTGCCTGCACTTCGAAGCTCCGAAGGAGCGAAGAAGTGGACGTTTACACATAATCCGTTTTCTAAACCAAAAGATGAACATATAGAATGGCTAATGAATAAAGAAAATATAGATAAAATTTTAACCACGCAATACGATATAGCTTTAAATGGTTTCGAAATCGGCGGTGGCAGTATTCGTAACCATAAACCAGAACTGCTAAAGAAAGTTTTTGAAATTATGGGTTTTTCAGAAGAAAAAATTTCTTCTAACTTTGGGCATATGCTTACAGCTCTAGGTTACGGTACACCGCCTCATGGCGGTATTGCTTGGGGGTTAGATAGATTGGTTACTTTGCTTACGGGTGAGCCAAACATTCGTGAAGTGTTTTCGTTTCCAAAAACAGGCGACGGCCGGGATTTAATGATGGATGCACCTGCGGAAATTTCGGAAAAGCAGTTAAAGGAATTGGGAATCAAAGTAATCGAGAAAAAGTAA
- a CDS encoding ATP-binding protein: MEIFAISGLINGIASLSFALFIIYKNWRDKINRVFFLLMTGMVIWSLGYWQWLLSTSYETASFWIKVFSIGSTLIPAFYFHWIILILKKETEKRILKLVYGLTFLIIILSLIFPDLFIKNIVPKLSFPFWPEPGILYHFYLASVYGLLVSYALTLLIKTYKKSSLEIKGRAFYVILGSIFGFGGGLTNFFLWYNIPVPPYGNFLVAAFPVFFGYAMLKHNLFNSKVVATELLTFSIWVFLLIRTTTSSTLQDFVINGGIFILTAFAGVLLIRSVIKEVEQREKLEKMSIQLSIANDELKRVDEAKSEFLSIVSHQLRTPLTAIKGYISMMIEGSYGKLQEIQSATLEKVFQSAERLIVLVNDLLNLNRIEDGRIIYTFGPVDIAQMIDDTVFDLKAMAENKGLKLAWIKPHGLPRAWADADKIRQVVINFIDNSIKYTAKGNVNVSLRLENNYLVYKVQDTGVGMTPEGKSRLFRKFERGEGGRLMYTEGTGLGLYVAKLMTEAHKGIIKGESEGKDKGSTFSITIPTEEYARKNNINQKTD; encoded by the coding sequence ATGGAAATTTTTGCTATTTCTGGATTGATAAATGGCATTGCTTCTTTAAGCTTTGCTTTGTTTATTATTTATAAAAACTGGCGCGATAAAATCAATCGCGTATTTTTTTTATTGATGACAGGCATGGTTATCTGGTCGTTGGGCTATTGGCAGTGGTTATTGAGTACCAGTTACGAAACAGCCTCTTTCTGGATAAAAGTATTTTCCATTGGTTCTACTTTAATTCCGGCATTTTATTTCCACTGGATCATTTTAATTCTTAAAAAAGAAACAGAAAAACGTATCCTAAAGTTAGTCTATGGCTTAACCTTTCTTATAATAATACTTTCTTTAATATTTCCGGATTTATTTATAAAAAACATAGTACCAAAGTTATCTTTTCCATTTTGGCCGGAACCAGGCATTTTATATCATTTTTACCTTGCTTCTGTGTACGGCTTATTGGTTAGCTATGCCTTAACACTATTAATAAAAACATATAAAAAATCATCCTTAGAAATTAAAGGACGGGCATTTTATGTGATTTTAGGATCAATATTTGGTTTTGGAGGGGGACTAACAAACTTTTTTTTATGGTACAACATTCCCGTACCACCCTACGGCAACTTCCTAGTTGCAGCTTTTCCAGTTTTTTTTGGCTATGCCATGCTTAAACATAACCTTTTTAATTCTAAAGTTGTAGCCACAGAATTATTAACTTTTTCTATATGGGTTTTTCTGCTTATTAGAACGACAACCTCGTCTACACTGCAAGATTTTGTAATAAATGGCGGTATATTTATACTAACTGCTTTTGCTGGAGTTTTACTAATAAGGAGCGTTATTAAAGAAGTGGAACAAAGAGAAAAATTAGAAAAAATGAGTATACAGTTATCGATAGCTAACGATGAACTTAAAAGAGTGGACGAAGCTAAATCAGAGTTTCTTTCTATAGTTTCGCACCAACTGCGCACTCCGCTTACTGCCATTAAAGGCTATATCTCTATGATGATAGAAGGCAGTTACGGCAAACTTCAAGAAATTCAAAGCGCAACTTTGGAAAAAGTTTTTCAATCGGCCGAGCGTTTAATAGTTTTGGTGAATGATCTTTTAAACCTAAACCGCATAGAGGATGGCCGAATAATTTATACGTTTGGACCGGTGGATATAGCCCAAATGATAGACGATACAGTTTTTGATCTAAAAGCTATGGCCGAAAATAAAGGTTTAAAACTCGCTTGGATAAAACCGCACGGCCTGCCCAGGGCTTGGGCTGATGCCGATAAAATTCGCCAAGTGGTTATTAATTTTATAGATAATTCTATAAAATATACGGCCAAAGGCAACGTAAATGTTAGCCTGCGTTTAGAAAATAATTATTTGGTTTATAAAGTGCAAGATACAGGCGTAGGTATGACTCCCGAAGGTAAAAGCAGGTTGTTTAGAAAATTTGAGCGAGGCGAAGGCGGGCGATTGATGTATACCGAAGGCACAGGTTTGGGTTTGTATGTGGCTAAACTTATGACCGAAGCTCATAAAGGTATTATAAAAGGCGAATCAGAAGGTAAAGACAAAGGCAGTACATTTAGCATCACAATTCCAACCGAAGAATACGCCAGAAAGAATAATATAAACCAAAAAACCGATTGA
- a CDS encoding methyltransferase domain-containing protein, translated as MFDIVFMGLTLVAVSLIFILYIIYSYSFIKDIKAPYVPLPRKALEAVVKTMAIKSNDVVYDLGCGDGRVLMACFRNEPEAKYIGLDKSLIAITLAKINLIINKNLNIKIRRGNIFKENLTTATCIYMYLYPKILDQLESKLEKELASGTRVISCSFPLKNRQPVRMVNLGENNRLVKKIFVYQF; from the coding sequence ATGTTTGATATCGTCTTTATGGGATTAACTTTGGTAGCGGTTTCTTTAATTTTTATTTTATATATTATATATTCGTATAGCTTTATAAAGGACATAAAAGCACCTTATGTACCTCTGCCCCGAAAGGCTTTAGAAGCTGTGGTTAAAACCATGGCCATAAAAAGCAATGATGTAGTTTATGATTTGGGCTGTGGCGACGGCCGAGTGCTTATGGCCTGCTTTCGCAATGAACCGGAAGCCAAATACATTGGCCTAGATAAATCGCTGATTGCCATAACTTTAGCGAAAATAAATTTGATTATAAATAAGAACCTGAATATAAAAATCCGTAGAGGTAATATTTTTAAAGAAAACCTAACAACAGCCACGTGTATTTATATGTATTTGTATCCGAAAATCCTTGATCAACTAGAATCCAAACTAGAAAAAGAATTAGCATCTGGCACCAGGGTTATTTCCTGCAGTTTTCCACTTAAAAATAGGCAACCTGTTCGGATGGTAAATTTAGGAGAAAACAACCGTTTAGTTAAGAAAATTTTCGTGTATCAATTTTAA
- a CDS encoding class I SAM-dependent methyltransferase produces the protein MTFLVILEIIILTGLGLAFLLLGLPLLFTGAPFMPSYRKNRKNVLEDLFEIAKKENAKKIVDIGSGDGRVVIEFAKQGFESYGIEFNPLLVWYSRYKIKRAGLKNAHIIRGDFWKTDLSQYDLVYLFQLNYVNALLGDKFKKELKTGAIIASAGFPMFNFDLIGQKEIFWVYRK, from the coding sequence ATGACATTTTTAGTTATTCTAGAAATTATAATTTTAACTGGGCTGGGTTTAGCTTTTTTGCTTTTGGGCTTGCCCCTTCTTTTTACGGGCGCGCCGTTTATGCCGTCTTATAGAAAAAATAGAAAAAATGTTTTAGAAGATTTATTTGAAATTGCCAAAAAAGAAAATGCTAAAAAGATCGTAGACATAGGTTCGGGCGATGGGCGAGTAGTTATAGAATTTGCCAAACAGGGTTTTGAAAGCTACGGCATAGAATTTAATCCGCTACTTGTTTGGTATAGTCGATACAAAATAAAACGTGCCGGCTTAAAAAATGCGCATATTATAAGAGGGGATTTTTGGAAAACAGATTTAAGCCAATACGACCTTGTTTATTTGTTTCAGTTAAACTATGTAAACGCCTTATTGGGCGATAAATTTAAAAAAGAATTAAAAACCGGCGCTATAATTGCTAGCGCCGGCTTCCCGATGTTTAATTTTGACCTTATTGGCCAAAAAGAGATCTTTTGGGTTTATAGAAAATAA
- a CDS encoding lysophospholipid acyltransferase family protein — MIIVYAVAQRIVWLVTFICSRFFGSFKIMGQENLKNLPRPLMIISNHQGFFDPLIIGTLFPFFSHYLPITFMVDDRYYKNIFLRPFFILTQTFPSYYGQGLAVSLRKPRQVLQSKGVFLIFPTGERHNSGSLPRPKRGAAVLALEIPELTILPVYIKLDQGTQIIVGRAFKLNKITPSQEVETVSQLLAEKIYNLN, encoded by the coding sequence ATGATAATTGTTTACGCTGTTGCCCAAAGAATAGTTTGGCTGGTTACTTTTATTTGTAGCCGGTTTTTTGGTTCGTTTAAAATTATGGGACAAGAAAACTTAAAAAATTTGCCACGGCCGCTTATGATTATTTCTAATCATCAAGGTTTTTTTGATCCTTTAATTATTGGCACACTATTTCCTTTTTTCTCGCATTATCTGCCCATAACTTTTATGGTAGATGATCGTTACTACAAAAATATATTTTTAAGGCCTTTCTTTATTTTGACGCAAACTTTTCCTTCGTATTATGGCCAAGGGCTAGCTGTTTCGTTGCGAAAGCCTCGGCAAGTATTACAAAGCAAGGGAGTGTTTTTAATTTTTCCTACAGGTGAAAGACATAACTCTGGTTCACTCCCGCGCCCCAAAAGGGGCGCGGCGGTGCTGGCTTTGGAAATACCCGAACTTACCATACTGCCTGTTTATATAAAATTAGACCAAGGAACACAAATTATAGTGGGCCGAGCATTTAAGCTAAATAAAATCACTCCAAGCCAAGAAGTAGAAACTGTCTCACAGCTTTTAGCCGAAAAAATTTATAACCTAAACTAA
- the def gene encoding peptide deformylase: MEIITGQKNKILRSKSEPVKEITPEILKLIKEMKEVLLKAENGVGLAASQIGKNICLFIAAEEIAKDGHTVFINPKITQISKKLVSEEEGCLSLPGEWHELPRADKVTVKAIDEKGEKFKIRVKGLLARLILHEVDHLNGTLFIDHLKSK; encoded by the coding sequence ATGGAAATAATTACAGGTCAAAAAAATAAAATATTGCGCTCAAAGTCCGAACCAGTTAAAGAAATCACGCCGGAAATTTTAAAGCTAATTAAAGAAATGAAAGAAGTTTTGTTAAAAGCTGAAAATGGCGTGGGTTTAGCTGCATCGCAAATTGGCAAAAATATTTGTTTATTTATAGCCGCCGAGGAAATAGCCAAAGATGGGCATACAGTTTTTATTAATCCAAAAATCACTCAAATTTCTAAAAAATTGGTTTCCGAAGAGGAAGGCTGTTTAAGTTTGCCCGGCGAATGGCACGAACTGCCCCGAGCCGACAAAGTTACTGTAAAAGCTATAGATGAAAAAGGCGAAAAATTTAAAATTCGCGTTAAAGGCCTATTGGCGCGCTTAATACTTCACGAGGTGGATCACTTAAATGGAACTCTTTTTATAGATCATTTAAAGTCTAAATAG
- the fmt gene encoding methionyl-tRNA formyltransferase, whose amino-acid sequence MKVAFAGTSEFAVPILKTITSQTNWDVALVISEPAKASGRKNQLIASPISKLAQELNLNLLTPVSIKDIKEDILKSNLDILVVVSYGQILPKDIICLPKYKTVNIHPSLLPRLRGASPIQTALAQGLTETGVSLMLIDGKVDHGPIISQEVFLIDQSENYLTLEFKLAQIGASMFVRDLPKYVSGELQPQPQDDSQATFTKMLKKEDGLVDWSKSADDIYNQWRAYLNWPGVYTFFKDKSGRTIRLKLIEVELQSADQSIYATSDVAYRVGKVFTDESKNLYIACRKDAIKLIRVQVENSKVLTASEFLNGHGYVVSQKLE is encoded by the coding sequence ATGAAGGTAGCATTTGCTGGCACCAGTGAGTTTGCCGTCCCTATATTAAAAACCATAACATCTCAAACAAATTGGGATGTGGCTTTGGTTATTTCCGAACCCGCCAAAGCTTCCGGCAGAAAAAATCAGTTAATAGCTTCCCCTATCTCTAAACTTGCCCAAGAGTTAAATCTAAATTTGTTAACTCCAGTTTCTATTAAGGATATTAAAGAAGATATTTTGAAGTCAAATCTCGATATTTTAGTCGTGGTTTCTTATGGCCAGATTTTGCCAAAAGATATTATATGTTTACCTAAATACAAAACTGTAAATATTCATCCATCGCTTTTGCCGCGCTTGCGCGGGGCTTCGCCCATTCAAACAGCTTTAGCCCAAGGTTTAACCGAAACTGGTGTGTCGCTAATGCTAATAGACGGAAAAGTAGATCACGGCCCAATAATTTCGCAAGAGGTTTTTTTAATTGATCAATCCGAAAATTACTTAACCCTAGAATTTAAATTAGCCCAAATAGGCGCGTCAATGTTTGTGCGCGATTTACCTAAGTATGTTTCGGGTGAACTCCAACCACAACCTCAAGACGATTCTCAAGCAACTTTTACTAAGATGCTTAAGAAAGAAGATGGTTTGGTTGATTGGTCTAAATCAGCCGATGATATTTACAATCAATGGCGCGCCTACCTAAACTGGCCGGGTGTTTATACTTTTTTTAAAGATAAGTCTGGCCGTACTATCCGTCTTAAGCTGATTGAAGTCGAACTTCAATCAGCAGATCAATCAATATATGCGACATCGGATGTCGCATATAGAGTGGGTAAGGTTTTTACAGATGAATCTAAAAATCTTTATATTGCTTGTCGCAAAGACGCAATAAAACTAATTAGAGTTCAGGTAGAAAACTCTAAAGTTTTAACTGCAAGCGAATTCTTAAACGGTCACGGCTATGTAGTGAGTCAAAAATTAGAATAA
- a CDS encoding Panacea domain-containing protein produces the protein MKTGQTLDKNTLGVVFYFISRLDGILGKTHLQKLLFLADLLAMKKLKTKITSIEYKRYKHGPYSVELDKYTNQLISLNYIEAKEFPLLSNSVKKYTRYHLKKHIPIKEKLLKSLGPEKLLVIDEVADSFGNLSLQNLLDIIYNLPIVKNSKMDSLLDIAKGTDSNSEEEKAVLSDLPF, from the coding sequence ATGAAAACTGGGCAAACATTAGATAAAAATACTCTTGGGGTCGTTTTTTATTTTATTTCTAGACTTGACGGAATATTAGGAAAAACTCATCTACAAAAACTTTTGTTTTTAGCAGATTTGTTAGCCATGAAAAAATTAAAAACTAAAATAACTTCGATAGAATATAAGAGATATAAACATGGTCCATATTCCGTAGAGTTAGATAAATATACTAACCAGCTGATTAGTTTAAACTACATTGAAGCGAAGGAATTTCCACTTCTATCCAATAGCGTTAAAAAATATACAAGATATCATTTAAAAAAGCATATTCCAATTAAGGAAAAGCTACTTAAATCTCTTGGACCGGAAAAACTATTAGTTATTGATGAAGTGGCCGATTCTTTTGGAAATTTGAGTTTACAGAATCTTTTGGATATTATTTATAATTTGCCAATCGTAAAAAACTCAAAAATGGATTCTCTGCTGGACATAGCGAAAGGAACTGATTCAAATTCAGAAGAAGAAAAAGCTGTGTTATCTGATCTACCGTTTTAG